The Paramisgurnus dabryanus chromosome 3, PD_genome_1.1, whole genome shotgun sequence genome includes a window with the following:
- the notch3 gene encoding neurogenic locus notch homolog protein 3 produces MGYYRLWIFLSFLYLAHICEGLRCLDTHRPCENEGMCIDSRCLCRPGYIGSLCQHLDPCHPSPCLNGAACKSQMANGIPQYTCVCQRGFRGQDCSLIDACATNPCANGGRCANWNNHYNCSCPPGYQGKNCHNDINECRKPGKCLNGGICMNTHGSFRCECQAGYSGRTCEVPTQPCAPSQCVNGGTCHQTGDHTYQCACMPGFQGHNCEENVDDCPGHKCMNGGICVDGVNTYNCQCLPEWTGQYCAEDVNECLMQPNACHNGGTCFNTIGGHTCVCVNGWTGDDCSENIDDCATAVCFNGATCHDRVASFFCECPVGKTGLLCHLDDACVSNPCNEGAVCDTNPLNGRAICTCPAGFVGGACNQDMDECSIGANPCEHFGKCVNTEGSFQCQCGRGYTGPRCEIDINECLSVPCQNDATCLDRIGEFTCICMPGYQGKYCEVDIDECESNPCVNDGICRDMVNGFTCTCQPGFTGTMCQIDIDECASTPCQNGAKCIDRPNGYECRCAEGFEGRLCESNIDNCKPDPCHHGTCIDGIASYTCNCEPGYTGYRCENQLNECHSNPCQNSGKCVDLVNKYICQCQHGTSGTNCEINFDDCASNPCDYGICKDGINRYECVCKPGFTGPQCKDEIDECLSNPCRNGGTCVDDENGFHCQCPEGFHDPFCYSQVDQCASNPCLHGTCIEDPNGYRCDCEPGWVGKNCNLDRNDCLNSPCQNAGTCFDQLNGFICKCRQGFRGNLCQVNINECASSPCLNRGTCVDGVASFTCLCEPPYSGPTCAELLTPCSPNPCANQASCVHTPDYLGYQCNCQPGWQGQLCNVDINECIPNPCKNRGTCTNTSGGYLCSCRAGYTGDNCETDINDCSPNPCLNGGSCKDGVNSFSCNCLPGFTGARCANEVNECQSGPCQNGGTCTDYVNSYTCTCKPGFTGLFCETNIPDCTESSCFNGGTCSDGINGFKCTCRSGFKGDYCQYEVNKCDSQPCLNGGVCQDALESYRCSCPKGYFGTRCQSPVDWCRPSNPCKNGGRCRQKDASFMCECTGGWSGRFCDIPGMSCELAARRRGLQTDELCHHGGHCVNTGNTHYCKCPPDLTGSYCESQFDRCEDKPCLNGATCRSYMGGYTCDCMPGYEGNNCEQEINECQSHPCQNGGTCIDLVGHYICSCPPGTLGVLCEINEDDCVTPSWPRGMPKCQNNGTCVDRVGGYRCNCPPGFTGERCEGDINECLSNPCNPSNSLDCIQLPNDYQCVCKPGFTGRGCQNRFGLCEAHPCKNGGACSVSSSSTLGYTCTCQFGYAGANCERSMNCKELPCYNGGSCTLTSRGARCTCLKGFAGPQCQHRSNDGCSSKPCHNGGLCTEETSFPFFHCQCQKGWSGIRCDVEVRSLPSPPACPIADCHGKANDGVCDKECNSFACRWDDGDCSLAVNPWARCTDPRCWRLFNNSQCDEFCNNADCLYDNFDCKNKEKVCNPIYEMYCSDHYADGLCDQGCNTEECGWDGLDCAGKIPADIAENVLVIVVLLPPDELLKTKTAFLQKLSAILRTTLRFRIDQNGEYMIRPYTVHDARPKRELQSQPEVIGSIVYLEIDNRLCSQDSDDCFRTAESAADYLGALSATDLLRFPYPLKSVRSEIIEIIEIPLWAKLLLVAVATLFLMVILMAGMLIARRKREHSTLWFPEGFFLKQETSSNKNRREPVGQDSLGMKHMPKTVEESLLGDHSDQWIDPDFPEAKRLKVEEPSILSDGEDAVDSRQWTQHHLAAADIRMPPSMALTPPQGEFDSDCMDVNVRGPDGFTPLMLASFCGGGLEPEVMEEDDSEESSANIISDLIYQGASLGAQTDRTGETALHLAARYARADAAKRLLDAGADANAQDNTGRTPLHAAVAADAQGVFQILIRNRATDLDARMYDGSTALILAARLAVEGMVEELITCHADVNAVDEIGKSALHWAAAVNNIEATVALLKNGANKDMQDLKEETPLFLAAREGSCEAVKVLLAHFANREITDHMDRLPRDIAQERMHHDIVQLLDEYNTVRSPQGHAGPGHHMSGGHTLSPLMCPPSNFLQGLKSTPQGKKNRRPGAKGMGGPHTTSMKDSAKSRNKRLTLDMQSALLESSVTLSPVDSLDSPRGGASNAGYITNPTSPAAMPSPGLFHTSMSVPNTPMVHSNILDGSGPFAVSLAQLSDLGDGGLSMQGRVAMQGGGVNQGPHNYVLNAGQMSLNMGLVSPVSVPFDWHTRMPSSSQPMVNMVHQASNQAGMHSLTSTLQQNGMLMHQRQVFRTDQQSILQPTPVSSTPTISPVKLPPIAEQQQSQQQLHSHTLSRMSSTPPTPQQAQPPPAFYQPSQAPAAPQASQTQAVPSQAPPAQASGSTAVLEDYPTPPSQHSYTSAMDATPKHYLHVHSEHPYLTPSPESPEPWSSPSPHCVSDWSDSTPSPAVTAPAQTQISHVQESNGKMQVFA; encoded by the exons GTGTCGGCCTGGTTATATTGGTTCACTTTGTCAGCATTTGGACCCTTGTCACCCTTCACCTTGTCTAAATGGAGCCGCTTGCAAGAGCCAGATGGCTAATGGAATCCCACAGTACACCTGTGTGTGCCAGCGAGGATTCAGAG GTCAGGACTGTTCCCTGATTGACGCGTGTGCCACAAATCCCTGTGCCAACGGTGGTCGTTGTGCCAATTGGAATAATCACTACAACTGTTCGTGCCCACCTGGGTATCAGGGAAAGAACTGTCACAATGACATCAACGAGTGTCGTAAACCTGGAAAGTGCCTTAACGGCGGAATCTGCATGAACACGCATGGCTCTTTCCGCTGCGAGTGCCAGGCTGGGTACAGTGGGCGGACATGTGAGGTGCCCACCCAGCCATGTGCCCCTTCGCAGTGCGTTAACGGAGGCACCTGCCATCAGACTGGTGACCACACCTACCAATGTGCTTGCATGCCAG GATTCCAGGGACACAACTGTGAGGAAAACGTGGATGACTGCCCTGGACACAAGTGCATGAATGGTGGGATCTGCGTAGATGGTGTCAACACGTACAACTGTCAGTGTCTGCCTGAGTGGACAG GGCAATATTGTGCCGAGGACGTCAATGAATGTCTCATGCAGCCCAATGCTTGTCACAATGGTGGTACGTGCTTTAACACAATCGGGGGTCACACCTGTGTGTGCGTCAATGGTTGGACTGGTGATGACTGCAGTGAAAACATCGATGACTGTGCCACTGCTGTCTGCTTTAACGGTGCCACGTGTCATGACCGAGTGGCGTCATTTTTTTGCGAGTGCCCAGTGGGCAAGACAG GCCTGCTCTGTCATCTAGATGATGCGTGCGTCAGTAACCCCTGCAACGAAGGTGCAGTATGCGACACAAACCCTCTAAACGGCCGCGCCATCTGCACCTGCCCCGCTGGTTTTGTTGGCGGAGCCTGCAACCAAGACATGGATGAATGCTCCATTG GTGCCAACCCCTGCGAGCATTTTGGGAAGTGTGTAAACACAGAGGGTTCGTTCCAGTGCCAGTGTGGACGGGGCTACACCGGCCCACGCTGCGAGATTGATATCAACGAGTGTCTATCGGTGCCTTGCCAAAACGATGCCACCTGCCTGGACCGCATTGGCGAGTTCACATGCATCTGTATGCCTG GCTACCAGGGGAAGTACTGCGAAGTGGACATTGACGAATGCGAGAGCAACCCCTGCGTAAACGATGGCATCTGCCGAGACATGGTCAACGGCTTTACCTGCACCTGTCAACCAG GGTTTACTGGCACCATGTGTCAGATCGACATTGATGAGTGTGCCAGCACTCCCTGCCAGAATGGAGCCAAGTGCATTGACCGACCCAACGGGTACGAATGCCGCTGCGCTGAAG GGTTTGAGGGAAGGCTGTGCGAGAGCAACATTGATAACTGCAAGCCTGACCCATGCCACCATGGCACTTGCATAGATGGCATTGCCAGTTACACATGTAACTGTGAACCTGGCTACACCGGTTACCGCTGCGAGAACCAGCTTAATGAGTGCCACAGCAATCCCTGCCAGAATAGCGGCAAATGTGTGGACCTAGTCAACAAATATATCTGCCAGTGCCAACATGGCACCTCAG GCACAAACTGTGAAATCAACTTCGATGACTGTGCTAGCAACCCTTGTGACTATGGAATCTGCAAAGATGGCATAAACCGCTATGAATGTGTCTGCAAACCCGGTTTCACTG GACCTCAATGTAAAGACGAGATTGATGAGTGTCTGTCTAACCCCTGTCGCAATGGCGGGACCTGTGTAGATGATGAAAACGGCTTCCACTGCCAGTGCCCCGAGGGCTTCCATGACCCATTCTGTTATTCACAAGTGGACCAGTGCGCCAGTAACCCATGTTTGCACGGAACCTGCATAGAAGACCCCAACGG GTATCGCTGTGACTGTGAGCCTGGATGGGTGGGTAAGAACTGTAACCTGGACCGAAATGACTGTTTGAACAGCCCATGCCAGAACGCAGGCACCTGTTTTGACCAGCTCAATGGTTTCATCTGCAAGTGTCGGCAAGGTTTTAGAG GTAACCTATGTCAGGTGAACATCAATGAGTGTGCGTCCAGCCCATGTCTGAATCGAGGCACCTGTGTGGATGGAGTCGCCAGTTTCACCTGCCTCTGTGAGCCACCTTATAGTGGACCCACCTGTGCCGAATTGTTAACACCTTGCTCGCCCAATCCCTGTGCCAACCAAGCTTCCTGTGTGCACACGCCCGACTATCTGGGCTACCAGTGTAACTGCCAACCTGGATGGCAGG GTCAGCTGTGTAACGTTGATATAAATGAGTGCATTCCTAACCCGTGTAAGAACCGTGGCACTTGCACCAACACTTCGGGTGGCTATTTATGCTCCTGTCGTGCCGGCTACACTGGAGACAACTGTGAAACGGATATCAATGACTGCTCACCAA ATCCCTGTCTGAATGGAGGATCCTGTAAAGATGGAGTAAACTCATTTAGCTGCAACTGTCTGCCAGGCTTCACGGGGGCACGCTGTGCTAATGAGGTGAACGAGTGCCAGAGTGGTCCCTGCCAGAACGGAGGCACATGTACAGACTATGTCAACAGCTACACCTGTACCTGCAAACCAGGCTTTACTGGCCTCTTCTGTGAGACCAACATACCAGACTGTACTGAGAG TTCCTGTTTTAATGGAGGCACTTGTTCTGATGGGATTAATGGCTTCAAATGCACCTGCCGTTCAGGCTTCAAGGGAGATTATTGCCAGTACGAGGTGAACAAGTGTGACTCTCAGCCATGCCTTAATGGAGGAGTGTGCCAAGATGCCCTGGAGTCATATCGATGTTCATGTCCGAAAGGATACTTTGGAACCCGTTGCCAG tccCCAGTTGATTGGTGTAGACCTTCCAACCCCTGCAAAAATGGTGGTCGCTGTCGACAGAAAGATGCCTCCTTCATGTGCGAGTGCACTGGCGGTTGGTCAGGTCGTTTTTGCGACATCCCAGGAATGTCCTGTGAACTTGCTGCCAGACGGAGAG GCCTCCAGACAGATGAGCTTTGTCACCACGGTGGACATTGTGTCAACACTGGAAACACACACTACTGCAAGTGTCCCCCAGACCTTACAGGTAGTTACTGTGAGTCCCAGTTTGATCGCTGTGAGGATAAACCTTGCCTCAATGGTGCCACCTGCAGAAGCTACATGGGAGGATACACCTGTGAC TGTATGCCTGGTTATGAAGGGAACAACTGTGAACAAGAAATCAACGAGTGTCAGTCTCACCCATGTCAGAATGGAGGAACCTGCATTGACCTTGTTGGCCACTATATCTGCTCCTGTCCTCCCGGCACGCTGG GGGTTCTCTGTGAGATAAATGAGGATGACTGCGTGACCCCCTCATGGCCCAGGGGAATGCCTAAGTGCCAAAATAACGGTACTTGCGTGGACAGGGTTGGAGGATACCGGTGTAACTGCCCTCCAGGATTTACTGGAGAACGCTGTGAGGGAGATATCAACGAGTGCCTGTCAAACCCCTGCAATCCTTCCAACAGTCTGGATTGCATACAGTTGCCCAACGATTACCAGTGTGTATGCAAGCCCGGCTTCACGG GGCGAGGGTGTCAGAATCGATTCGGTTTGTGCGAGGCTCATCCCTGTAAGAACGGAGGAGCGTGCTCCGTGTCCAGCAGCTCAACACTGGGTTACACCTGCACCTGTCAGTTT GGTTATGCAGGTGCTAACTGTGAGAGGAGCATGAACTGCAAAGAGCTGCCCTGCTACAATGGTGGCAGTTGCACTTTAACCTCACGGGGTGCACGTTGCACCTGTCTTAAGGGCTTTGCCGGGCCACAGTGTCAGCATCGCAGCAACGACGGATGTTCCTCCAAGCCTTGTCACAATGGAGGCTTGTGTACGGAGGAAACTAGTTTCCCCTTCTTCCACTGTCAGTGCCAGAAAGGCTGGTCTGGCATACGCTGTGATGTGGAGGTCAGGTCATTGCCTTCCCCTCCAGCCTGCCCAATTGCTGATTGTCACGGCAAAGCCAATGATGGTGTGTGTGACAAAGAGTGTAATTCGTTTGCCTGTCGTTGGGATGATGGTGATTGCTCTTTGGCTGTGAATCCATGGGCACGCTGCACAGACCCACGGTGCTGGCGCCTCTTTAACAACAGCCAGTGTGATGAGTTTTGCAATAATGCAGATTGCCTTTACGATAACTTTGATTGCAAGAACAAAGAGAAAGTCTGCAA CCCCATCTATGAGATGTACTGTTCTGACCATTACGCAGATGGCCTCTGCGATCAAGGCTGCAATACTGAAGAGTGTGGCTGGGATGGACTGGATTGCGCAGGAAAAATACCGGCAGACATTGCGGAAAATGTGTTGGTTATCGTTGTCCTCCTGCCTCCAGATGAGCTGCTAAAGACAAAAACGGCATTCCTGCAGAAGTTAAGCGCCATTCTCCGTACCACACTGCGTTTCCGCATCGACCAGAATGGAGAGTACATGATCCGACCATACACGGTCCATGATGCGCGTCCTAAACGGGAGCTTCAAAGTCAGCCGGAAGTCATCGG ATCAATTGTATATTTGGAGATAGACAACAGGCTTTGCTCCCAGGATTCAGATGATTGTTTCCGCACAGCTGAGAGTGCTGCCGATTACTTGGGTGCCCTGTCAGCAACGGATTTGCTGCGTTTCCCGTACCCCCTTAAATCAGTTCGCA GTGAAATAATAGAAATCATTGAAATTCCTTTATGGGCCAAGCTACTGTTGGTGGCGGTAGCTACTCTCTTCTTGATGGTGATCTTGATGGCGGGCATGTTGATTGCACGCCGCAAACGCGAACACAGCACACTCTGGTTTCCCGAGGGCTTCTTCCTCAAACAAGAAACGAGCAGTAACAAAAATCGCAGAGAACCTGTGGGCCAAGATTCTTTGGGCATGAA ACACATGCCAAAGACAGTGGAAGAGTCTTTACTGGGAGATCACAGTGACCAGTGGATAGATCCAGACTTCCCAGAAGCCAAAAGACTTAAG GTGGAAGAGCCCAGCATTCTGTCAGACGGTGAGGATGCAGTTGACAGCAGACAGTGGACACAGCACCACTTGGCAGCAGCAGACATCCGTATGCCGCCTTCAATGGCTCTCACACCCCCACAGGGAGAGTTCGACAGTGACTGCATGGATGTCAATGTCCGCGGCCCTG ATGGTTTCACACCCCTGATGCTGGCATCGTTCTGTGGAGGTGGGCTTGAGCCGGAGGTGATGGAAGAGGACGACTCTGAAGAATCCTCAGCCAACATCATATCTGACCTCATTTACCAGGGAGCATCGCTTGGTGCACAGACTGACCGCACTGGAGAGACTGCCCTGCACCTGGCTGCACGCTATGCCCGAGCCGATGCGGCTAAAAGGCTACTCGATGCCGGGGCTGATGCAAACGCGCAGGACAACACAGGCCGCACACCTCTGCATGCAGCTGTAGCGGCTGATGCTCAGGGGGTCTTCCAG ATTCTGATCAGGAACCGTGCCACAGACCTGGATGCACGCATGTATGATGGCTCCACTGCTTTGATCCTTGCTGCTCGTCTGGCTGTAGAGGGAATGGTGGAGGAGTTGATCACCTGCCATGCTGATGTCAATGCTGTTGATGAAATCG GAAAGTCAGCTTTGCACTGGGCAGCAGCGGTGAATAATATTGAAGCTACAGTGGCCTTGTTAAAGAATGGAGCAAATAAAGATATGCAGGACCTCAAG gAGGAAACTCCACTATTTTTGGCTGCCCGGGAAGGTAGTTGCGAGGCAGTGAAGGTGTTGTTGGCTCACTTTGCCAACAGAGAGATAACGGATCATATGGACAGGCTTCCTCGAGATATTGCGCAGGAGCGTATGCACCACGACATTGTACAATTACTGGATGAATATAACACAGTAAGAAGCCCACAGGGCCACGCAGGACCTGGTCACCACATGTCCGGTGGCCACACGCTCTCGCCGCTCATGTGCCCTCCCAGCAATTTCCTGCAAGGGCTTAAGAGCACCCCGCAGGGCAAGAAGAACCGGCGTCCGGGGGCCAAAGGCATGGGTGGACCGCACACGACCAGCATGAAAGATTCAGCCAAAAGTCGCAACAAAAGGCTGACGTTGGACATGCAGAGTGCTCTGCTGGAAAGCTCTGTCACACTGTCCCCAGTAGACTCACTGGATTCACCACGCGGAGGTGCCAGTAACGCTGGCTACATCACAAATCCGACATCACCGGCTGCCATGCCCTCTCCTGGACTTTTCCATACCTCCATGTCTGTCCCTAACACTCCCATGGTGCACAGCAACATTTTGGATGGTAGCGGCCCTTTTGCCGTTTCCCTGGCTCAGCTGAGTGACTTAGGTGACGGTGGGCTATCCATGCAGGGCCGTGTGGCCATGCAAGGAGGCGGAGTCAATCAAGGCCCCCACAACTACGTGCTAAATGCTGGCCAGATGAGCCTCAACATGGGCCTGGTAAGTCCAGTAAGCGTGCCGTTTGACTGGCACACCCGCATGCCTTCGTCTTCTCAGCCCATGGTCAACATGGTGCATCAAGCAAGTAACCAAGCAGGCATGCATTCCCTGACATCTACCCTGCAACAGAATGGCATGCTCATGCACCAGCGGCAAGTTTTCCGTACTGACCAGCAGTCAATACTCCAACCTACGCCTGTTTCCAGCACGCCTACTATTAGCCCTGTCAAACTGCCCCCTATTGCAGAGCAGCAGCAATCGCAGCAGCAGCTTCACAGCCACACCCTCTCCCGCATGTCATCCACTCCTCCAACCCCGCAGCAGGCACAGCCACCTCCAGCCTTCTATCAGCCTTCCCAAGCACCAGCAGCACCTCAGGCCTCGCAAACACAGGCTGTCCCATCTCAGGCACCCCCAGCACAGGCGAGCGGAAGCACAGCGGTCCTTGAGGATTACCCCACGCCGCCCTCACAACACAGTTACACCTCGGCCATGGATGCCACACCCAAGCATTACCTGCACGTTCACAGTGAACATCCTTACCTGACCCCCTCTCCCGAGTCTCCGGAACCCTGGTCCAGTCCCTCCCCTCACTGCGTGTCTGATTGGTCTGACTCCACCCCCAGCCCAGCAGTCACGGCTCCTGCCCAAACCCAGATCTCCCATGTCCAGGAGTCCAATGGGAAGATGCAGGTGTTTGCTTGA